The Caloenas nicobarica isolate bCalNic1 chromosome Z, bCalNic1.hap1, whole genome shotgun sequence genome has a segment encoding these proteins:
- the PAIP1 gene encoding polyadenylate-binding protein-interacting protein 1 isoform X2 — translation MDLGSHSTLKEHLQQTGISSGSQDKVSVPDSGPEMSEPQVTVAPVVTSKLSAKAPEFYPSGYNQNFNQNFTDSSFEDRYDGYLTLAEYVQDFLNHLTEQPGCFETEIAQFAETLNGWVTEDEALQELVELIYQQATSIPNFSYMGARLCNYLSHHLTISPQSGNFRQLLLQRCRTEYENRDEATKGEETTRKQFHAFVLFLAELYLNLEIKGTKGQVTRAEILQEGLRELLNALFSNPVDSNLICAVKLLKLTGSVLEDAWKEKGKNDMEEMIQRIENVVLDANCSRDVKHMLLKLVELRSSNWGRVHGTSPLTEATPENDPNYFMNEPTFYTPDGIPFTAADPDYQEKYQEMLEREDLFPDYEENGTDLSGSGDPYFDDIDDEMDPEIEEAYEKFCIESEHKRKQ, via the exons ATGGATCTGGGATCACATTCCACTTTAAAAG AACACCTGCAACAGACAGGAATTTCATCTGGATCACAAGATAAAGTTTCAGTTCCTGATTCTGGACCAGAAATGAGTGAACCTCAGGTGACTGTGGCTCCTGTGGTAACATCAAAGTTGTCTGCTAAAGCACCTGAGTTTTATCCGTCGGGGTACAACCAGAACTTCAATCAGAACTTCACA GATTCTTCCTTTGAAGATAGATATGATGGCTATCTGACTTTGGCAGAATATGTACAAGACTTCCTAAATCACCTCACTGAGCAACCAGGctgttttgaaactgaaatagCACAGTTTGCCGAAACACTGAATGGCTGGGTCACTGAAGATGAAGCTTTACAAGAACTTGTTGAACTCATCTATCAGCAG gccACATCCATCCCAAATTTTTCCTACATGGGAGCACGGTTGTGTAACTATCTATCTCACCATCTAACCATTAGTCCACAAAGTGGGAACTTCCGACAGTTGCTACTTCAAAG GTGTCGAACAGAGTATGAAAACAGAGATGAAGCTACCAAAGGAGAGGAGACGACTCGAAAACAATTTCATGCTTTTGTGCTGTTCTTAGCTGAACTTTACCTTAACCTAGAG ATTAAAGGAACAAAGGGACAGGTGACACGAGCAGAAATTCTTCAAGAAGGCCTTCGGGAATTACTAAATGCGCTCTTCTCTAATCCTGTGGACAGTAATTTGATATGTGCTGTGAAACTGCTGAAG TTGACAGGCTCAGTTTTAGAAGatgcctggaaagaaaaaggaaagaatgatATGGAGGAAATGATTCAGAGAATTGAAAATGTTGTGTTGGATGCAAACTGTAGTAG AGATGTGAAGCATATGCTTCTGAAACTAGTAGAACTGCGATCAAGTAACTGGGGTAGAGTTCATGGAACTTCTCCACTTACAGAAGCTACCCCTGAAAAtgacccaaactattttatg AATGAGCCAACATTTTACACTCCTGATGGTATTCCTTTCACTGCAGCAGATCCAG ATTACCAAGAAAAATACCAGGAGATGCTTGAAAGAGAGGATTTGTTTCCAGattatgaagaaaatggaaCAGATTTATCAGGATCTGGAGACCc gtatTTTGATGACATTGATGACGAGATGGATCCTGAAATTGAAGAAGCATATGAAAAATTCTGTATAGAATCAGAACATAAGAGAAAACAGTGA
- the PAIP1 gene encoding polyadenylate-binding protein-interacting protein 1 isoform X1: MSESFDRAPGAGRGRGRGVAALLRGEGAAESGGGARSEGSGSHSSGSAEEQRHQTGGLFPQQEPLRPPKTAPLGTGNAEHLQQTGISSGSQDKVSVPDSGPEMSEPQVTVAPVVTSKLSAKAPEFYPSGYNQNFNQNFTDSSFEDRYDGYLTLAEYVQDFLNHLTEQPGCFETEIAQFAETLNGWVTEDEALQELVELIYQQATSIPNFSYMGARLCNYLSHHLTISPQSGNFRQLLLQRCRTEYENRDEATKGEETTRKQFHAFVLFLAELYLNLEIKGTKGQVTRAEILQEGLRELLNALFSNPVDSNLICAVKLLKLTGSVLEDAWKEKGKNDMEEMIQRIENVVLDANCSRDVKHMLLKLVELRSSNWGRVHGTSPLTEATPENDPNYFMNEPTFYTPDGIPFTAADPDYQEKYQEMLEREDLFPDYEENGTDLSGSGDPYFDDIDDEMDPEIEEAYEKFCIESEHKRKQ, from the exons ATGTCGGAGAGTTTCGACCGAGCCCCAGGTGCCGGCCGAGGCCGGGGCCGAGGAGTCGCTGCCCTCCTCAGAGGCGAGGGCGCGGCGGAGAGCGGCGGCGGAGCCCGCTCCGAGGGCAGCGGTTCCCACAGCTCAGGCTCGGCCGAGGAGCAGCGGCACCAAACGGGCGGCCTCTTCCCGCAGCAGGAACCATTGCGGCCTCCGAAGACGGCGCCGCTGGGCACCGGAAACGCAG AACACCTGCAACAGACAGGAATTTCATCTGGATCACAAGATAAAGTTTCAGTTCCTGATTCTGGACCAGAAATGAGTGAACCTCAGGTGACTGTGGCTCCTGTGGTAACATCAAAGTTGTCTGCTAAAGCACCTGAGTTTTATCCGTCGGGGTACAACCAGAACTTCAATCAGAACTTCACA GATTCTTCCTTTGAAGATAGATATGATGGCTATCTGACTTTGGCAGAATATGTACAAGACTTCCTAAATCACCTCACTGAGCAACCAGGctgttttgaaactgaaatagCACAGTTTGCCGAAACACTGAATGGCTGGGTCACTGAAGATGAAGCTTTACAAGAACTTGTTGAACTCATCTATCAGCAG gccACATCCATCCCAAATTTTTCCTACATGGGAGCACGGTTGTGTAACTATCTATCTCACCATCTAACCATTAGTCCACAAAGTGGGAACTTCCGACAGTTGCTACTTCAAAG GTGTCGAACAGAGTATGAAAACAGAGATGAAGCTACCAAAGGAGAGGAGACGACTCGAAAACAATTTCATGCTTTTGTGCTGTTCTTAGCTGAACTTTACCTTAACCTAGAG ATTAAAGGAACAAAGGGACAGGTGACACGAGCAGAAATTCTTCAAGAAGGCCTTCGGGAATTACTAAATGCGCTCTTCTCTAATCCTGTGGACAGTAATTTGATATGTGCTGTGAAACTGCTGAAG TTGACAGGCTCAGTTTTAGAAGatgcctggaaagaaaaaggaaagaatgatATGGAGGAAATGATTCAGAGAATTGAAAATGTTGTGTTGGATGCAAACTGTAGTAG AGATGTGAAGCATATGCTTCTGAAACTAGTAGAACTGCGATCAAGTAACTGGGGTAGAGTTCATGGAACTTCTCCACTTACAGAAGCTACCCCTGAAAAtgacccaaactattttatg AATGAGCCAACATTTTACACTCCTGATGGTATTCCTTTCACTGCAGCAGATCCAG ATTACCAAGAAAAATACCAGGAGATGCTTGAAAGAGAGGATTTGTTTCCAGattatgaagaaaatggaaCAGATTTATCAGGATCTGGAGACCc gtatTTTGATGACATTGATGACGAGATGGATCCTGAAATTGAAGAAGCATATGAAAAATTCTGTATAGAATCAGAACATAAGAGAAAACAGTGA
- the CZH5orf34 gene encoding uncharacterized protein C5orf34 homolog isoform X2 — MAAESLMVLYGDDSVEVHYAGGSRLLLSPCGCEYLYKAALPAAAHPLRPAETTRQRVAFAVSAYREQLLRALDFRNKFSSRPYLPSRVIPPERKKIIFSDILEIRWPDPTSVDPTRCVENGSVKISSVDGYAHLYLSKLQQEFTVEFLCKVSQSSSQKNSNYQTRDQYGKSSKNSVAEMSLKQTRIENKKNEQDCPEDKYREPTKPKDHKDGDGVPLFYTNCSSEYTWITQRWSVSFYPDEWKYPLSLALMCYNLQTVENVMKTHEKNSHTSMEGDVLIDPKTHETVSHLPTALPLNCRAPHLHRWTFCDFFQNQDTEQYSCSQLIQIVWCQGVFYRFIHGRTNIIEIYPGDDSFFKSEGAFLGNYFIHYAIQKRTKKREEKMYSVNSLPPDVPGNPYSISSIITQATRILQYCYKTKLSLTHNYYLCCCKMVPEKDGREMLPVLLYENVIPSIGRLVVYSDHKVYAAFWDGMTLNMVWEFSSSCSKIQVNEDVGWCKLTTPDGVQQLIQISHPGIYERYIRTAIEWCRSLNEMKEIPEYTANSITEEYWSAEAELEKIQRFNFLLDHSNVLERTSAVKTNPSGITVRKTENGSKLEEIGEGSCASHA; from the exons ATGGCAGCGGAAAGCCTGATGGTGCTGTACGGGGACGACTCGGTGGAGGTGCACTACGCCGGCGGGTCCCGCTTGCTGCTGTCTCCTTGCGGCTGCGAGTACCTGTACAAAGcggcgctccccgccgccgcccacCCCCTCCGACCGGCCGAGACCACCCGCCAGCGGGTCGCCTTCGCCGTCAGTGCCTACAGG GAACAGCTTCTGCGAGCTCTGGATTTCCGGAACAAGTTTTCTTCTCGCCCATACTTACCCTCACGTGTTATacctccagaaagaaaaaag ATTATTTTCAGTGATATCTTAGAAATTAGATGGCCTGACCCTACTTCGGTTGATCCGACAAGATGTGTAGAGAATGGCAGTGTGAAGATCTCGTCAGTAGATGGTTATGCTCACCTTTACCTGTCAAAATTGCAGCAAGAGTTTACAGTGGAGTTCTTATGCAAAGTCAGCCAGTCCTCCTCTCAAAAGAACAGCAACTATCAAACCAGAGATCAGTATGGAAAATCGAGTAAAAATTCTGTTGCAGAGATGTCATTGAAACAAACAAGAATAGAGAATAAGAAGAATGAACAGGATTGTCCTGAAGACAAATACAGagaaccaaccaaaccaaaggACCACAAAGATGGAGATGGAGTCCCTTTGTTCTACACAAATTGTTCTTCTGAGTACACGTGGATTACACAGCGTTGGTCTGTTTCTTTCTATCCAGATGAATGGAAATATCCATTGTCGTTGGCACTAATGTGCTATAACTTACAAACTGTTGAGAATGTAATGAAGACACATGAGAAAAACAGCCATACATCTATGGAAGGTGATGTTTTAATTGACCCCAAAACACATGAAACAGTTTCTCATTTACCTACAGCTTTGCCACTCAACTGCAGAGCCCCACATTTACACAG GTGGACGTTCTGTGACTTCTTTCAGAATCAAGATACTGAACAATATTCATGCTCTCAGCTAATTCAAATTGTATGGTGCCAGGGTGTTTTTTATAG ATTTATCCATGGTAGGACAAACATCATAGAAATTTATCCTGGTGATGACTCATTTTTCAAGTCAGAGGGAGCATTTTTGGGAAACTATTTCATACATTATGCCAtccaaaaaagaacaaaaaag agagaagaaaagatgtatTCGGTAAACAGCCTACCTCCTGATGTACCAGGAAATCCATACTCTATATCCTCCATTATTACTCAGGCAACCAG aaTACTTCAGTATTGCTACAAGACTAAACTATCATTAACTCATAACTAttatctctgctgctgcaaaatg GTACCTGAGAAAGATGGACGAGAAATGTTGCCTGTTTTGCTGTATGAAAATGTTATTCCCAGCATAGGAAGACTTGTTGTGTACTCGGATCATAAAGTCTATGCTGCTTTTTGGGATGGGATGACCTTGAATATGGTCTGGGAGTTCAGCTCTTCCTGTAGTAAGATCCAG gtAAATGAAGACGTAGGCTGGTGTAAGTTAACTACTCCTGATGGGGTACAGCAGCTAATACAAATAAGTCATCCTGGAATCTATGAAAG GTATATCAGAACAGCAATAGAATGGTGCAGAAGTTTGAATGAAATGAAGGAGATTCCTGAATATACTGCAAACTCTATAACAGAAGAATATTG GTCTGCTGAAGCTGAGcttgaaaaaatacagagatttaACT